In Horticoccus luteus, the following proteins share a genomic window:
- the gltB gene encoding glutamate synthase large subunit, producing MPAKQGLYDPAFEHDACGVGFVVDMHGRKSHQILADALQVLRNLDHRGASGAETNTGDGAGVLLQMPHTFFVEVCKASRITLPEAGQYGVGLIYLPRNPTVRRKIEERFEQLVQAEGLVFLGWRSVPTNSASLGDSAMSCEPFMRQAFIGRGPDIADDLAFERKLYVVRKRGYSAIRASTLAGAEYWYVASLSMKTIVYKGMLTTDQLDNYYPDLKHPAMETALAIVHSRFSTNTFPSWERAHPYRYVAHNGEINTLRGNINWMHARQALFENALFGEDIEKILPIINPNGSDSSMFDNTLELLVLAGRPLAHAMMMMVPEPWSANESMDPDVRAFYQYHSCLMEPWDGPASIAFTDGRQIGAILDRNGLRPSRYYVTKDGRVIMASEAGVLDIPADQVVQKGRLQPGRMFLIDTDQGRIIEDEEIKREICRAHPYREWIKQHLVHLNDLPEAPKVEPPNHETLLQRQIAFGYTFEDERIVITPMAKNGVEAIGSMGNDGALAVLSNKPRLLYDYFKQLFAQVTNPPIDSIREEIVISAETRLGSEGNLLNPQPTACRRVELKWPILTNEEFAKIRRTNLPGLRVGVLSALFRVSRGEKGLAKSMEELSIMARRMIEEDEMNVLVLSDRGVTKDFAPIPALLAIGGLHHFLIREGLRTRVSIVLETGEAREVHHFALLIGYGASAINPYVAFETMDDMIREGLLTGIDHKKACQNFVKAATKGVIKVMSKMGISAIQSYRGAQVFEALGLRQDVIDHYFTWTPSRIGGIGLDVIAQEVLLRHRAAYPERPVDGHVLPAGGLYQWRANGEAHLFTPESVHALQKAVRTNNKKTYQAYAKLINDQSRALCTLRSLLHFKDDSTPVPLEEVEPVEAIMKRFKTGAMSYGSISQEAHETLAIAMNRIGGKSNTGEGGEDPARYTWTNELGDSKNSAIKQVASGRFGVTSEYLVKARELQIKMAQGAKPGEGGQLPGSKVYPWVAKTRGTTAGVGLISPPPHHDIYSIEDLAELIHDLKNGNKDARISVKLVSEVGVGTIAAGVAKAHADVVLVSGYDGGTGASPQTSLQHAGLPWELGLAETHQTLVLNNLRSRIAVETDGQLKTGRDVAIAALLGAEEFGFATGPLVASGCIMMRVCHLNTCPTGVATQDPQLRAKFTGQPEHVVNFMRFIAEDLREIMAQLGFRTIEEMVGRTDRLESKKAVDHWKAKGLDFSNILYQPDVGAEVGRYCSTKQDHGIERSLDVTTLLELCAPAIERGEKVIAELPIRNVNRVVGTITSGEVTKRHGAQGLPEDTIKLKFTGSAGQSFGAFVTRGMTLSIEGDANDYFGKGLSGGKLIIYPSAKAPFKAGENMIIGNVALYGATAGEVYIRGMAGERFAVRNSGVTAVVEAIGDNGCEYMTGGYVVVLGRAGRNFGAGMSGGIGYVLDETGDFAARVNTQMVEVEKLETAKELSAVRAMIQRHFDYTQSDRARLVLDRWAEFAPKFVKVLPKDYKRMLACIERAQDQGLTGDEAIMAAFEENARDTSRVGGN from the coding sequence TTGCCTGCCAAACAGGGGCTCTACGACCCCGCGTTCGAACACGACGCGTGCGGCGTGGGGTTCGTCGTCGACATGCACGGGCGCAAGTCGCACCAGATCCTCGCCGATGCGTTGCAGGTGTTGCGCAACCTCGATCACCGCGGCGCCAGTGGCGCCGAGACCAACACGGGCGATGGTGCGGGCGTGCTGCTGCAGATGCCGCACACGTTTTTTGTCGAGGTCTGCAAGGCTTCGCGGATCACCCTGCCGGAAGCGGGGCAATACGGCGTGGGGTTGATCTATCTGCCGCGCAATCCGACGGTGCGCCGCAAGATCGAGGAGCGGTTTGAACAGCTCGTGCAGGCGGAAGGCCTCGTGTTTCTCGGCTGGCGGTCGGTGCCGACGAACAGTGCTTCGTTGGGCGATTCGGCGATGTCGTGCGAGCCGTTCATGCGGCAGGCATTCATCGGCCGCGGGCCCGACATCGCGGACGATCTGGCGTTTGAACGGAAGCTCTACGTCGTGCGCAAGCGCGGCTACTCGGCGATCCGCGCTTCGACGCTCGCGGGCGCCGAGTATTGGTATGTGGCGAGCCTGTCGATGAAGACGATCGTCTACAAAGGCATGCTGACCACCGATCAGCTGGATAACTATTATCCCGATCTGAAGCACCCGGCGATGGAGACGGCGCTGGCGATCGTGCACTCCCGGTTTTCGACCAATACGTTTCCGAGTTGGGAGCGGGCGCATCCGTATCGCTACGTCGCGCACAACGGGGAAATCAACACGCTGCGCGGCAACATCAATTGGATGCACGCCCGGCAGGCGTTGTTCGAAAACGCGCTGTTCGGCGAGGACATCGAGAAGATCCTGCCGATCATCAACCCGAACGGTTCCGATTCGTCGATGTTCGACAACACCCTCGAGCTGCTCGTGCTCGCGGGCCGTCCGCTCGCGCATGCGATGATGATGATGGTGCCGGAGCCGTGGTCGGCGAATGAGTCGATGGATCCGGATGTCCGCGCATTCTATCAATACCACTCCTGCCTGATGGAGCCGTGGGATGGCCCGGCGTCGATCGCGTTCACCGACGGCCGGCAGATCGGAGCCATTCTCGATCGCAACGGCCTGCGCCCGTCGCGCTATTACGTGACGAAGGACGGCCGGGTGATCATGGCGTCGGAGGCCGGCGTGCTGGATATTCCGGCCGATCAGGTCGTGCAAAAAGGCCGGCTGCAACCGGGCCGGATGTTCCTCATCGACACCGACCAGGGGCGCATCATCGAGGACGAAGAGATCAAGCGCGAGATCTGCCGCGCCCACCCGTATCGCGAGTGGATCAAGCAACATCTCGTGCATCTCAACGATTTGCCGGAGGCGCCGAAGGTGGAGCCGCCGAATCACGAGACGCTGCTGCAACGCCAGATCGCGTTCGGCTACACGTTTGAAGACGAGCGCATCGTCATCACGCCGATGGCGAAGAATGGCGTCGAGGCCATCGGTTCGATGGGCAACGACGGCGCGCTGGCCGTGCTGTCGAACAAGCCGCGTCTGCTCTACGACTATTTCAAGCAGCTTTTCGCCCAGGTCACGAACCCGCCGATCGATTCGATTCGCGAGGAAATCGTCATCTCCGCCGAGACGCGACTCGGCTCGGAAGGCAACCTGCTCAACCCGCAACCCACCGCGTGCCGCCGGGTGGAGTTGAAGTGGCCGATCTTGACGAACGAGGAGTTCGCGAAAATCCGCCGCACCAACCTCCCGGGCTTGCGCGTGGGCGTGCTGTCCGCGCTGTTCCGCGTGTCGCGCGGCGAGAAGGGCCTCGCGAAGTCGATGGAAGAACTCTCGATCATGGCGCGTCGCATGATCGAGGAGGACGAGATGAATGTGCTCGTGCTCAGCGATCGCGGGGTGACGAAGGACTTTGCCCCGATTCCCGCGCTGCTCGCGATCGGCGGCCTGCACCATTTCCTCATCCGGGAAGGCTTGCGCACACGGGTGTCGATTGTGCTCGAAACCGGCGAAGCGCGCGAGGTGCACCACTTCGCCCTGCTCATCGGTTACGGCGCCTCGGCGATCAATCCTTACGTGGCGTTCGAGACGATGGACGACATGATTCGCGAGGGATTGCTGACCGGCATCGATCACAAGAAGGCCTGCCAGAATTTCGTGAAGGCGGCCACCAAGGGCGTGATCAAAGTCATGTCCAAGATGGGCATTTCCGCCATCCAGTCGTATCGCGGCGCGCAAGTTTTCGAAGCGCTCGGCCTGCGGCAGGACGTGATCGACCACTACTTCACGTGGACACCTTCACGCATCGGCGGCATCGGCCTCGATGTGATCGCGCAGGAAGTGTTGCTCCGCCACCGGGCGGCTTATCCGGAGCGGCCGGTCGACGGCCATGTGCTGCCCGCCGGCGGCCTCTACCAATGGCGCGCCAACGGCGAGGCGCATTTGTTCACGCCCGAGTCCGTGCATGCGCTGCAAAAGGCGGTGCGCACGAACAACAAAAAGACCTACCAGGCCTACGCGAAGCTGATCAACGACCAGTCGCGCGCGTTGTGCACACTGCGTTCATTGCTCCACTTCAAGGATGACAGCACGCCCGTGCCGCTCGAGGAGGTCGAGCCGGTCGAAGCGATCATGAAGCGTTTCAAAACCGGCGCGATGTCCTACGGCTCCATTTCGCAGGAGGCGCACGAGACGCTCGCGATCGCGATGAACCGCATCGGCGGCAAATCCAACACCGGCGAAGGCGGCGAGGATCCCGCGCGTTACACGTGGACCAACGAACTCGGCGATTCGAAGAATTCCGCGATCAAGCAGGTCGCATCGGGCCGCTTCGGCGTCACCAGCGAATATCTGGTGAAGGCGCGTGAGTTGCAGATCAAGATGGCGCAGGGCGCGAAGCCGGGCGAAGGCGGGCAGTTGCCCGGTTCGAAGGTTTATCCGTGGGTCGCGAAGACCCGCGGCACCACCGCGGGCGTGGGTCTCATCTCGCCGCCGCCGCACCACGACATCTACTCGATCGAGGATCTCGCCGAGTTGATTCACGACCTCAAGAACGGCAACAAGGACGCGCGCATCAGCGTGAAACTCGTCTCGGAAGTGGGCGTGGGTACGATCGCCGCGGGCGTCGCGAAAGCCCACGCCGACGTGGTGCTCGTCTCCGGCTACGACGGTGGCACCGGGGCCTCGCCGCAAACGTCCCTGCAACACGCGGGTCTGCCGTGGGAGCTCGGCCTCGCCGAGACGCACCAGACGCTCGTGCTTAACAATCTGCGTTCGCGCATCGCGGTCGAGACCGACGGCCAGCTCAAGACCGGGCGTGACGTGGCGATCGCGGCGTTGCTCGGCGCGGAGGAGTTTGGTTTTGCGACCGGTCCGCTCGTCGCCAGCGGCTGCATCATGATGCGTGTCTGCCATCTCAACACCTGTCCGACCGGCGTCGCGACGCAGGATCCGCAGTTGCGGGCCAAGTTCACCGGCCAGCCGGAGCACGTGGTGAACTTCATGCGTTTCATCGCAGAAGATCTCCGCGAAATCATGGCGCAGCTCGGCTTCCGCACCATTGAGGAAATGGTCGGTCGCACCGACCGGCTGGAGTCGAAAAAGGCCGTCGATCACTGGAAGGCAAAGGGCCTCGATTTCTCGAACATCCTTTATCAACCCGACGTGGGGGCCGAGGTCGGCCGGTATTGCTCGACGAAGCAGGATCACGGCATCGAGCGCTCGCTCGATGTCACGACTCTGCTCGAGCTGTGCGCACCGGCCATCGAGCGCGGCGAGAAAGTCATCGCCGAGCTGCCGATTCGCAACGTCAACCGCGTCGTGGGCACGATCACGTCGGGCGAAGTCACGAAGCGCCACGGCGCCCAGGGTCTGCCGGAGGACACGATCAAGTTGAAGTTCACCGGCTCCGCCGGCCAGAGCTTCGGCGCGTTTGTGACGCGCGGTATGACGCTCTCCATCGAGGGCGATGCGAACGACTACTTCGGCAAGGGCCTCTCGGGCGGAAAACTCATCATCTATCCCTCGGCGAAGGCGCCGTTCAAGGCGGGCGAAAACATGATCATCGGCAACGTGGCGCTCTACGGCGCGACCGCCGGTGAGGTTTACATCCGCGGCATGGCGGGCGAACGCTTCGCGGTGCGCAACTCCGGCGTCACGGCCGTCGTCGAGGCCATTGGCGACAACGGCTGCGAATACATGACCGGCGGCTACGTCGTCGTGCTCGGTCGCGCCGGACGCAACTTTGGCGCCGGCATGTCCGGCGGCATCGGCTACGTGCTCGACGAGACCGGCGACTTCGCCGCCCGCGTCAACACGCAGATGGTCGAAGTCGAAAAGCTCGAGACCGCGAAGGAGCTCTCCGCCGTCCGCGCGATGATTCAAAGACACTTCGATTACACGCAGAGCGACCGCGCGCGCCTCGTGCTCGATCGCTGGGCGGAGTTCGCTCCGAAATTCGTCAAAGTGCTGCCGAAGGATTACAAGCGCATGCTCGCCTGCATCGAGCGCGCGCAGGACCAAGGCCTCACCGGCGACGAAGCCATCATGGCGGCCTTCGAGGAAAACGCCCGCGACACGTCACGCGTCGGGGGAAATTAA
- a CDS encoding glutaredoxin family protein, whose protein sequence is MKIKAYLKPHCGWSNGVRAIMRKYNLGFEDIDIINDRANYAEMVQKSGQPLSPCVEVDGVMLADVSGEEVENYLLSNELVKPTEAPADAPTNAACSDDEHARMATKTIRFF, encoded by the coding sequence ATGAAGATCAAAGCCTATCTCAAGCCGCACTGTGGCTGGTCCAACGGCGTGCGCGCCATCATGCGCAAATACAATCTCGGCTTCGAGGACATCGACATCATCAATGATCGCGCGAACTACGCGGAGATGGTGCAAAAGTCCGGCCAGCCGCTCTCGCCCTGCGTGGAAGTCGACGGCGTGATGCTGGCGGATGTGTCGGGCGAAGAGGTGGAGAACTACCTTTTGAGCAACGAACTCGTCAAACCGACCGAAGCCCCGGCCGACGCTCCCACCAATGCGGCTTGTTCCGATGATGAGCACGCGAGGATGGCCACTAAAACGATCCGCTTTTTCTAA
- a CDS encoding helix-turn-helix transcriptional regulator, with translation MSLSAMEIAGRACHTRLGACGRQRCEPGWRLAPGWARGLVDYDLWFVWAGRGRMILEAGEIELSAGTCLWMQPGRRYEAEQDPAQRLGVNFIHFDLCAAWSGLPLSAFAPPFEVWRTPEVEFTDLVMRRVIALREETGTAPTAAEDLLGALLQTLAHEHSAAETSPPGGLDRHHRGIVERIAAQVRESPAEAGGVDELARAAGYSVDHFSRVFLKVTGVRPQDYVINAKIERARQLLLESDFTIGAVAEAVGFRNIFFFSRQFRQRTGLTPTQFRRGA, from the coding sequence TTGTCTTTATCCGCTATGGAGATCGCCGGCCGAGCTTGTCACACGCGTTTGGGAGCCTGTGGGCGGCAGCGTTGCGAGCCGGGCTGGCGGCTGGCGCCGGGGTGGGCCAGGGGACTCGTGGACTACGATCTTTGGTTCGTTTGGGCAGGTCGCGGGCGGATGATTTTAGAGGCAGGGGAAATCGAGCTCAGCGCCGGCACCTGTTTATGGATGCAGCCCGGCCGGCGTTATGAAGCGGAACAGGATCCGGCGCAGCGACTGGGGGTGAACTTCATCCACTTCGACCTGTGCGCGGCGTGGAGCGGTTTGCCCTTATCCGCTTTCGCCCCGCCGTTTGAGGTCTGGCGGACGCCGGAGGTGGAATTCACGGATTTGGTGATGCGTCGCGTGATCGCGTTGCGCGAGGAAACCGGGACCGCGCCGACCGCGGCGGAAGATTTGCTGGGCGCGCTGTTGCAGACGTTGGCGCACGAGCACAGCGCCGCGGAGACCTCGCCGCCGGGCGGGTTGGACCGTCATCATCGCGGGATTGTGGAGCGGATCGCGGCGCAGGTGCGGGAAAGCCCGGCGGAAGCGGGCGGCGTGGACGAGCTGGCGCGGGCGGCCGGTTACAGCGTGGACCATTTCTCGCGCGTGTTTCTGAAGGTTACGGGCGTGCGCCCGCAGGATTATGTGATCAACGCGAAGATCGAGCGGGCGCGCCAGCTCTTGCTGGAATCGGATTTCACGATCGGCGCGGTGGCGGAGGCGGTGGGTTTTCGAAACATTTTTTTCTTCTCGCGCCAGTTCCGGCAGCGGACGGGGCTGACGCCGACGCAATTTCGGCGCGGGGCTTAG
- a CDS encoding phytanoyl-CoA dioxygenase family protein: MSTTVDTHFDPGSEMHAPELYQPAQLASGVETLADIGPAEIAFYREHGYLVVRRAFTPAEVQSALEGLIALIMGARPDYTNLWFEAKAKDVLPTLNAEQRQDAIRKLAYFVEFDSRLKALSHHIQLWATVRRLLGDREPFMFQDMALIKPPRLGREKPWHQDHAYFEYELGTPVVGVWIALDEATVENGCMQILPGRHKEGPIIHFQRRDWQICDNQMTGARSVAVPLPPGGLLFFDGLLPHGTPHNSSPNRRRALQFHYAPADAVKAPPAERLKHFGSEGKNVTC; this comes from the coding sequence ATGAGCACCACCGTCGACACCCATTTTGACCCCGGCTCCGAGATGCACGCCCCGGAGCTCTATCAACCCGCCCAGCTCGCCTCCGGCGTTGAAACGCTGGCCGACATCGGCCCCGCGGAAATCGCCTTCTACCGCGAGCATGGCTATCTCGTGGTCCGCCGCGCATTCACGCCCGCCGAAGTGCAGTCCGCGCTCGAAGGCCTGATCGCCCTCATCATGGGCGCGCGGCCCGACTACACGAACCTCTGGTTCGAGGCGAAAGCCAAGGACGTGTTGCCCACGCTCAACGCTGAGCAACGTCAGGATGCCATTCGCAAACTCGCCTATTTCGTCGAATTCGATTCGCGCCTCAAGGCCCTTTCGCACCACATCCAGCTCTGGGCCACCGTGCGCCGGCTGCTCGGCGACCGCGAGCCGTTCATGTTTCAAGACATGGCGCTCATCAAGCCGCCGCGCCTCGGCCGCGAAAAGCCCTGGCATCAGGATCACGCGTATTTCGAATACGAACTCGGCACGCCGGTCGTGGGCGTCTGGATCGCGCTCGATGAGGCCACAGTCGAAAACGGCTGCATGCAGATCCTTCCCGGCCGCCACAAGGAGGGGCCCATCATCCACTTCCAACGTCGCGACTGGCAGATTTGCGACAACCAGATGACCGGCGCGCGATCCGTCGCGGTGCCGCTGCCTCCCGGCGGGCTGCTCTTCTTCGACGGGCTCCTGCCGCATGGCACGCCCCACAACTCGTCGCCCAATCGCCGTCGCGCCCTGCAGTTTCACTATGCGCCCGCCGATGCCGTGAAAGCCCCGCCCGCCGAACGCCTCAAGCACTTCGGCAGCGAAGGCAAAAACGTCACCTGCTGA
- a CDS encoding glycoside hydrolase family 32 protein has product MPPAPSAAAPASTAKPDWRPRLHFTAPHGWLNDPNGLVRLHGTWHLHYQFLTPRHWGHATSRDLFQWTDQPVALEPDALGDCWSGGAVHDADNSSGLFPAGFRDGLVAIFTAQDPQRGQRICLASSRDRGVTWQRFPGNPILRGPTAGFRDPKVFWHAPAAAWIMVLTENVHFTLFSSTNLREWRETGRFTPNLPPGANGYDCPDIFPLPIEGEPMRVRWVFLASYLANANFEGGFGACGQRYWVGDFDGCTFTPEFGVDPWLRFGDGPDEYATIVWPQDSDAATGRTLLIGWMNHWGYAPQLPTQPWQGCLTLPRELRLQAHAGAWQIRQSPARELWQQPHEHTALPPAILAAGEAPLRLGRELCGAVALGFCPEPDSIAELTLFADERVATRVGYDARRRCVYFDRRDAGAPDFHPSFPLRQEAILPAAGPDGLVDLLVIFDHSTVEIFAHDGAVYLAGQTLPPTGAADTSLHVLAGSVAFTRLERWAFHPPAHRAAS; this is encoded by the coding sequence GTGCCGCCCGCCCCTTCTGCCGCCGCGCCCGCCTCCACCGCAAAACCCGACTGGCGGCCGCGCCTCCATTTCACCGCGCCGCACGGCTGGCTTAACGATCCCAACGGCCTCGTGCGCCTGCACGGCACGTGGCATCTCCATTACCAATTTCTCACCCCGCGCCACTGGGGCCACGCCACGAGCCGTGATTTGTTTCAATGGACGGATCAGCCGGTCGCCCTCGAACCCGATGCGCTCGGCGATTGTTGGTCCGGCGGCGCCGTGCATGACGCCGACAACTCCTCCGGCCTTTTCCCGGCCGGGTTTCGCGACGGCCTCGTCGCCATCTTTACGGCGCAAGATCCGCAGCGCGGTCAACGCATCTGTCTCGCGAGCAGCCGCGACCGCGGCGTCACTTGGCAACGCTTCCCGGGCAACCCGATCCTGCGCGGACCGACGGCCGGCTTTCGCGACCCAAAGGTCTTCTGGCACGCCCCCGCCGCGGCGTGGATCATGGTGCTGACCGAAAACGTTCACTTCACGCTTTTCTCCTCCACCAACCTCCGCGAATGGCGGGAAACCGGCCGCTTCACCCCGAATCTCCCGCCCGGCGCCAACGGCTACGATTGCCCGGATATCTTCCCGCTGCCCATCGAGGGCGAGCCGATGCGCGTGCGCTGGGTTTTTCTCGCAAGCTACCTCGCCAACGCGAACTTCGAAGGCGGCTTTGGCGCCTGCGGCCAGCGTTACTGGGTTGGCGATTTTGACGGCTGCACCTTCACGCCCGAATTTGGCGTCGATCCCTGGCTCCGCTTCGGCGACGGACCCGACGAATACGCCACCATCGTCTGGCCGCAGGACAGCGATGCGGCGACCGGACGCACGCTGCTCATCGGTTGGATGAACCACTGGGGCTACGCGCCTCAACTCCCCACGCAGCCCTGGCAGGGTTGCCTCACTCTTCCGCGCGAACTCCGGTTGCAGGCCCACGCCGGCGCCTGGCAGATCCGGCAATCACCGGCGCGCGAGCTCTGGCAGCAACCGCACGAGCACACGGCGCTTCCGCCCGCCATCCTCGCCGCTGGCGAGGCGCCGCTCCGTCTCGGCCGCGAGCTCTGCGGCGCGGTCGCGCTCGGCTTCTGTCCCGAGCCGGATTCGATCGCGGAACTCACCCTCTTCGCCGACGAACGCGTGGCCACTCGCGTCGGCTACGACGCGCGCCGGCGCTGTGTCTACTTCGACCGGCGCGACGCCGGTGCACCGGATTTTCATCCTTCGTTTCCGCTGCGACAGGAAGCCATCCTGCCCGCCGCCGGGCCCGATGGCCTCGTCGATCTCTTGGTGATTTTCGACCACTCGACGGTGGAAATTTTCGCGCACGACGGCGCGGTTTATCTCGCGGGTCAGACTTTGCCGCCCACGGGCGCTGCGGACACCTCGCTCCACGTGCTCGCCGGATCCGTTGCCTTCACCCGTCTCGAGCGCTGGGCCTTTCATCCGCCGGCGCATCGCGCCGCGTCGTAA
- a CDS encoding NAD-dependent epimerase/dehydratase family protein: MKVLVTGAAGFVGYHVARRLAETKRCEVLGVDNLSDYYDVALKRARLAALAQVAERVQPPGTGTEAKAFETFRFLQADFADAEKFAGLVAHFRPDYVVHLGAQPGVRHSMENPAAYTRANLDGFASVLEACRRTPPKHLVFASSSSVYGAGARPPFREADNTDQPVSYYGATKKANELMAHAYALNHGLNVTGLRFFTVYGPWGRPDMAPTLFARAICEGRPLQLFNHGKNLRDFTYIDDIVDGVVKILLYPPATPPTPPVRLFNLGHHRPVETVLFVRMLEQLLGRPAQLELLPPQPGDMFETCADLTRITEAIAFAPKVSLEDGLRRFTDWFHAYYQL; the protein is encoded by the coding sequence ATGAAAGTGCTTGTGACCGGCGCGGCCGGCTTCGTCGGCTATCACGTGGCGCGCCGTCTCGCGGAGACCAAACGCTGCGAAGTGCTCGGCGTGGACAACCTCAGCGATTATTACGACGTCGCGCTGAAACGCGCCCGCCTCGCCGCGCTCGCGCAAGTCGCCGAACGCGTGCAACCGCCCGGCACCGGCACGGAAGCGAAGGCGTTCGAGACGTTTCGCTTTCTCCAAGCCGATTTCGCCGACGCCGAGAAATTCGCCGGCCTCGTCGCGCATTTTCGCCCCGACTACGTCGTCCATCTCGGCGCGCAACCCGGCGTCCGCCACTCGATGGAAAATCCCGCGGCCTACACGCGCGCCAATCTGGATGGTTTCGCCAGCGTGCTCGAAGCCTGCCGCCGCACGCCGCCCAAACACCTCGTGTTTGCCTCGTCGAGCAGTGTTTACGGCGCCGGCGCCAGACCGCCCTTCCGCGAAGCCGACAACACCGATCAACCCGTCTCCTACTACGGCGCCACGAAGAAAGCCAACGAGCTCATGGCGCACGCCTACGCGCTCAACCACGGCCTCAACGTCACCGGCCTGCGCTTCTTCACCGTTTACGGCCCATGGGGACGCCCCGACATGGCGCCGACCCTCTTCGCCCGTGCCATCTGCGAAGGCCGCCCGCTCCAGCTCTTTAACCACGGTAAAAACCTCCGCGATTTCACTTACATCGACGACATCGTCGACGGCGTCGTGAAAATCCTCCTCTACCCGCCCGCGACTCCGCCGACGCCGCCCGTGCGCCTTTTCAACCTCGGCCATCACCGGCCGGTCGAAACCGTCTTGTTTGTGCGCATGCTCGAGCAACTCCTCGGCCGCCCCGCCCAACTCGAACTCCTCCCGCCGCAACCCGGCGATATGTTCGAGACCTGTGCCGATCTCACGCGCATCACCGAAGCCATCGCGTTTGCGCCCAAGGTTTCTCTCGAAGACGGCCTCCGCCGTTTCACCGATTGGTTTCACGCCTACTATCAATTGTGA
- a CDS encoding DMT family protein: protein MKTVLLLVCSNVFMTIAWYGQLKFKFFEGKPLITIIVISWAVAFFEYCFMIPANRSGYANGLTGYQLKVIQECVTLSVFAVFAWVVLKEKVTWNYAVSFLFLILAVYFATAFKPAATPVSH from the coding sequence ATGAAAACCGTCCTCCTCCTCGTGTGCTCCAACGTCTTCATGACGATCGCGTGGTATGGCCAGTTGAAGTTCAAATTCTTCGAGGGAAAACCGCTGATCACCATCATCGTCATCTCGTGGGCGGTCGCGTTCTTCGAATATTGCTTCATGATCCCCGCCAATCGTTCGGGCTACGCGAACGGCCTCACGGGCTATCAACTCAAAGTCATTCAGGAATGCGTCACGCTCTCCGTGTTCGCCGTCTTTGCGTGGGTGGTGCTGAAGGAGAAGGTCACGTGGAATTACGCCGTGAGCTTCCTCTTCCTCATCCTCGCGGTCTATTTCGCCACGGCGTTCAAGCCCGCCGCAACCCCCGTCAGCCACTAA